One region of Salvia miltiorrhiza cultivar Shanhuang (shh) chromosome 3, IMPLAD_Smil_shh, whole genome shotgun sequence genomic DNA includes:
- the LOC131015742 gene encoding putative late blight resistance protein homolog R1A-10: MAAYAALVSLMHIIDKLERHHSPPISLNKQQVQSLTEIITFLQEFLEANNSPVSDEPDPLEMRIADAAYAAEDAIESHIVAKIQLSRSREAYNSPVSDEADPEDPKTVSSNHDDDDEEMNLFQDVQNVIQEMDEIKSLAMQRNTEKVVIHDKRRSFISASSSTEKNNSGMVVWSEGVVNGILERLVSDQRERQVIPITGMGGIGKTTLAKTVYSKKIIEQRFDVCAWATISQQYNTREILCELVSQATNKRKEQLSQKSEDDLELELYQYLSGRRFLIVMDDMWSIDAWDRIQRFFPENGNYSRIIVTTRLSHLSSQLNNNYTLQMDFLDEVRSWELFSKTVFGVGSCPHELEKIGKKIVENCRGLPLSIVVVGGILKNREHTLGVWESISQNLASEVNLENEKNCMKLLKMSYNHLPVYLKPCFLYMGVFEEDDLVRVSTLVKLWVSEGFLKPMNGKSLETIAIEFLKDLVDRNLILVGEVGSTGNIKFVKIHDLLRDLCLNQSKKDGFYHVIGQSSPRGMSSQRCVVIPRNTPMKKVLDDLSCARSIISEDGNVFNLYLVPLSVNIKNSGLLRTFYAYRKFPHTESLNVSCFKELLASQYVNLRHLAVDVGSMSSIFTSFTRLWNLHILIVSCFEEFTAPAEIWRMPQLRHIEMTEGRFYLPEPSSDDVVVMENLLVLKGIANFKCSEEVVKRIPNIKKLGINYVGRGGIEQYDYYCLNNIKHLCKLESLRVDCSNDFRAAPYVLTFPQSLKKLTLNMKKDFEWEKMFEKIGALPLLEKFKLWYGCFGTGKWEMVEGQFPSLKYLELYRCSSLKHWTAESNSIFPRLEKLHLRYMDELKEIPTQIGDVPTLQKIWMEFCGESAVMCAKEIVEEQVELQGEDLPFHVQVRLPSKNEALVQRLAGPNFEVICNRSS, encoded by the coding sequence ATGGCGGCCTACGCAGCCTTGGTTTCTCTAATGCATATCATAGACAAACTCGAGCGCCATCATTCCCCTCCGATTTCTCTCAACAAACAACAAGTTCAATCCCTCACTGAAATTATCACGTTCTTGCAGGAGTTTCTCGAAGCTAATAACTCCCCTGTTTCCGACGAACCAGATCCCTTGGAGATGCGTATTGCAGATGCAGCTTATGCAGCTGAAGACGCCATCGAATCTCATATCGTGGCCAAGATTCAGCTGAGCAGATCCAGAGAAGCTTATAACTCTCCTGTTTCCGACGAAGCAGATCCAGAGGATCCGAAAACTGTCTCATCAaatcatgatgatgatgatgaagagatGAACTTGTTTCAAGATGTGCAAAATGTGATACAGGAAATGGATGAGATCAAGAGTTTGGCGATGCAGAGGAATACAGAGAAGGTGGTGATCCATGATAAGCGGCGTAGCTTCATCTCTGCTTCTTCTTCCACTGAGAAGAACAATAGTGGCATGGTGGTGTGGTCCGAGGGTGTCGTGAATGGAATCTTGGAAAGGCTCGTTTCCGACCAACGCGAACGCCAAGTCATCCCGATCACAGGAATGGGCGGGAtaggtaagaccactcttgccaAAACTGTTTATTCGAAGAAAATTATTGAGCAGCGTTTTGATGTTTGTGCTTGGGCTACTATTTCTCAACAATACAACACAAGGGAAATTCTTTGTGAACTTGTTTCTCAAGCCACTAACAAAAGGAAGGAACAACTGAGTCAAAAGAGTGAAGATGATCTAGAATTAGAGCTCTACCAGTATTTGTCAGGTAGAAGGTTTCTTATTGtgatggatgatatgtggagcaTCGATGCATGGGATAGGATACAACGTTTCTTTCCCGAAAATGGGAATTATAGTCGGATAATAGTGACGACTAGGCTTTCACACTTGAGTTCCCAATTGAACAACAATTATACCCTTCAAATGGATTTCTTAGATGAGGTTAGAAGCTGGGAACTGTTCTCAAAAACTGTGTTTGGGGTTGGAAGTTGCCCTCATGAGTTAGAGAAAATTGGAAAGAAAATAGTAGAGAATTGCAGAGGACTTCCTTTATCAATTGTTGTAGTTGGGGGTATTTTGAAAAATAGGGAACACACTCTAGGAGTTTGGGAATCAATTAGTCAGAACTTAGCTTCAGAAGTGAATTTGGAGAATGAGAAGAATTGCATGAAACTGTTGAAAATGAGCTATAATCATTTGCCAGTTTATTTAAAGCCATGTTTTTTGTATATGGGAGTGTTTGAGGAGGATGATTTGGTTAGAGTCTCAACACTCGTGAAGCTATGGGTTTCTGAAGGATTTTTAAAACCCATGAATGGCAAAAGTTTGGAAACTATTGCCATAGAGTTCTTAAAGGACTTGGTTGATAGAAATCTCATTCTAGTTGGTGAAGTGGGGTCTAcaggaaacataaaatttgtcaaaattcatgatttgttgAGGGATTTATGCTTGAACCAGAGCAAGAAAGATGGGTTCTATCATGTGATAGGGCAATCTAGTCCTCGAGGTATGAGTAGTCAACGCTGCGttgttatacccaggaacacgCCAATGAAGAAAGTCCTTGACGACTTGTCATGTGCTCGTTCCATTATCAGTGAAGATGGGAATGTCTTCAATCTTTACCTCGTTCCATTATCAGTGAACATTAAGAATTCGGGGTTGCTTAGAACATTTTATGCATACAGAAAGTTTCCGCATACAGAAAGTCTTAATGTTTCTTGTTTTAAGGAGTTACTTGCGTCTCAGTATGTTAACTTGCGCCACCTTGCTGTTGATGTTGGTAGCATGTCCTCAATCTTTACCTCGTTTACTCGCCTCTGGAATCTGCACATATTGATTGTTTCTTGTTTTGAGGAGTTCACTGCACCGGCTGAGATTTGGAGAATGCCACAACTTAGGCATATTGAAATGACTGAAGGAAGATTTTATCTTCCAGAACCTTCGAGTGATGATGTCGTCGTCATGGAGAATCTACTGGTGCTTAAGGGAATAGCAAATTTCAAGTGCAGTGAAGAGGTGGTTAAGAGAATTCCCAATATCAAAAAATTGGGGATAAATTATGTTGGGAGAGGGGGAATCGAGCAATATGATTATTATTGTCTGAACAATATCAAGCATCTGTGTAAATTGGAATCCCTCCGCGTAGATTGTTCGAATGATTTTAGAGCTGCTCCGTATGTGCTCACATTTCCCCaaagcctcaagaagttgactCTTAACATGAAAAAGGACTTTGAATGGGAAAAAATGTTTGAAAAGATAGGTGCATTGCCCCTTCTCGAGAAGTTCAAGTTGTGGTACGGGTGCTTTGGAACAGGCAAGTGGGAAATGGTTGAAGGCCAATTCCCTTCCCTCAAATACTTGGAATTGTATCGGTGTTCCAGTTTGAAGCATTGGACTGCGGAATCGAACTCCATCTTTCCACGCCTTGAGAAGCTTCATCTTCGTTATATGGATGAGTTGAAGGAGATCCCTACTCAAATTGGAGACGTACCGACGCTGCAAAAGATATGGATGGAGTTTTGTGGCGAATCTGCTGTGATGTGTGCAAAGGAGATCGTAGAGGAACAAGTGGAATTACAAGGGGAAGATCTTCCATTTCATGTTCAAGTTAGGCTTCCGAGTAAGAACGAAGCACTAGTGCAGAGATTGGCGGGGCCCAACTTCGAAGTTATATGTAATAGATCTAGTTAG
- the LOC131016819 gene encoding putative late blight resistance protein homolog R1A-10 → MAEAAVTFLLDNVQKLLVEQMHLISGAEKELKQLQIELELMNAFLMEYADKREKGRVFIQFERQIREAVYEAEDILDACLTQKAQSGATTIRNFMHLHDLAEKVNELRLQLQPIFDRAIKGLNALPIAHPSAATPDDNKFKKTQLLREDNVVGFADEEATLMKYLKEKTEQLDVISIVGMPGLGKTTLAWKIYRDPKIQFEFPTLIWVYVSQELNVREVFLTILKHFTRNDMSGKGEWELTQLVRSHLDKGRFLLFMDDVWSVEDWRRIEAALPKSNKLGKVLITSRHVGVATQTNCSRDPHKLRFMTFEESWELLQLEVFGKNNPSPKELEGLGMHIARQCGGVPLAVVVIGGTLVEKCDNKRDWEKISDSVSIYVQDDKRTESIISLSYNNLPHHLRDCFLYLGMFPEDTEISACKLTRLWIAEGFIQQRRGRSLEEVAEDNLDDLVARNLVMVERAKANGDVKTCRVHDMIREFCQNEASFANKNLFQEVKKRRHGVFDPAVTEIVKRRRLCIHSHVPEFLRRKPRGPGVRSFVCFSKETIALLPEYTPSIPDAFHLLRVVDATPLKFTKFPPKLTKLIHLRYIALSGNEFKALPEALSKLWNLQTVKIDTASRELEFKVDISKMMQLRHLKTKAAIKLKEARGEGGENLQTLSRLMAECCNEELFTRASNLKNLGIRGDLNALVDATYLGKLERLEKLKLVHDVFPSTADKALHRVPHSHGFPPNLRMLTLSSTYLGWQHMAALGRLLNLQVLKLKEMAFKGTLWEAQGGGFPQLETLHIERTELEIWTAASAEPFPKLKNLILKNCERLQEIPCVVGKGESLQLVDIERVSHTLLQSAKKIEVEKQQMQGGDVRGRRAGGFKLKISPGDASSSSSTTN, encoded by the exons ATGGCGGAGGCAGCAGTGACATTCCTACTGGATAACGTGCAGAAGCTGCTGGTGGAGCAGATGCATCTGATATCGGGGGCGGAGAAGGAGCTGAAGCAGTTGCAGATCGAGCTGGAGTTGATGAACGCCTTCTTGATGGAGTATGCCGACAAGCGGGAGAAGGGTCGGGTCTTCATACAGTTCGAGAGGCAGATCAGGGAGGCCGTCTACGAGGCCGAGGACATCCTCGACGCCTGCCTCACCCAAAAGGCCCAATCCGGCGCCACCACCATTCGCAACTTCATGCATCTTCATGACTTGGCCGAGAAGGTGAACGAGCTTAGGCTGCAGCTCCAGCCTATATTTGATCGTGCCATTAAGGGCTTGAACGCACTCCCCATCGCCCATCCATCTGCTGCAACCCCCGATGACAATAAATTCAAAAAG ACACAATTGTTGAGAGAAGACAATGTAGTGGGTTTCGCAGACGAGGAAGCCACTCTGATGAAATACTTGAAGGAAAAAACAGAGCAGCTCGACGTGATCTCCATCGTGGGAATGCCCGGCCTCGGCAAGACCACTCTCGCCTGGAAAATCTACCGCGACCCCAAAATCCAATTCGAGTTCCCCACCCTGATTTGGGTGTACGTCTCTCAAGAGCTGAACGTGAGAGAGGTGTTCCTCACCATCCTCAAGCACTTCACCCGCAACGACATGTCCGGCAAGGGGGAATGGGAGCTGACCCAGCTGGTCCGCTCCCATCTCGACAAGGGAAGATTCCTGCTCTTCATGGACGACGTGTGGAGCGTCGAGGACTGGCGACGGATCGAGGCCGCCCTGCCCAAGAGCAACAAATTAGGCAAGGTGTTGATAACGAGCCGTCACGTGGGCGTCGCCACGCAGACGAACTGCAGCAGGGATCCCCACAAGCTGCGGTTCATGACCTTCGAGGAGAGCTGGGAGCTCCTGCAGTTAGAGGTGTTTGGTAAGAACAATCCCAGCCCCAAGGAGCTCGAGGGGCTGGGAATGCACATAGCCAGGCAGTGCGGCGGCGTGCCGCTTGCCGTGGTGGTGATCGGAGGAACCCTCGTCGAGAAATGCGACAACAAGAGAGATTGGGAGAAGATCTCCGACAGCGTGAGCATCTACGTGCAGGATGATAAGCGCACCGAAAGCATCATCTCCCTCAGCTACAACAACCTCCCTCATCACCTGAGGGATTGCTTCCTGTACCTCGGGATGTTTCCCGAGGATACGGAGATCAGCGCGTGTAAGCTCACGCGCCTGTGGATCGCCGAGGGATTCATACAGCAGAGGAGGGGGCGGAGCCTGGAGGAGGTCGCCGAGGACAACCTCGACGACCTCGTGGCCCGGAACTTGGTCATGGTCGAGAGGGCTAAGGCCAACGGCGACGTCAAGACATGCCGCGTCCACGACATGATCCGGGAGTTCTGCCAGAACGAGGCGTCGTTCGCGAATAAGAATCTGTTCCAGGAGGTGAAGAAGAGGCGCCACGGCGTGTTCGACCCGGCCGTCACGGAGATCGTcaagcgccgccgcctctgcaTCCATTCCCACGTGCCGGAATTCCTCCGCAGGAAGCCGAGAGGCCCCGGGGTCCGCTCGTTCGTCTGTTTCTCCAAGGAAACGATCGCGCTGCTGCCGGAGTATACCCCGTCGATCCCCGACGCCTTCCATTTGCTCCGCGTTGTCGACGCCACTCCGCTCAAGTTCACCAAATTCCCCCCCAAGCTCACCAAGCTGATTCATCTGAGGTACATCGCTCTCTCGGGGAACGAATTCAAGGCTCTGCCCGAGGCACTGTCGAAGCTGTGGAACCTACAGACCGTGAAAATCGACACTGCCTCGCGCGAGCTGGAGTTCAAGGTCGACATCTCGAAGATGATGCAGCTGAGGCATCTGAAGACGAAAGCAGCGATCAAGCTCAAGGAGGCGAGGGGCGAGGGCGGGGAGAATCTCCAGACGCTGAGCAGGCTGATGGCGGAGTGCTGCAACGAGGAGCTCTTCACACGGGCATCCAACCTCAAGAACCTCGGGATCCGAGGGGATCTCAACGCACTCGTCGACGCCACCTACCTGGGGAAGCTGGAGCGGCTCGAGAAGCTGAAGCTGGTGCACGACGTGTTCCCCTCCACCGCCGACAAGGCGCTGCATCGCGTGCCGCACTCGCACGGCTTCCCGCCCAATCTGAGGATGCTGACGCTCTCCTCCACCTACCTGGGGTGGCAGCACATGGCGGCGCTGGGGAGGCTGCTCAATCTGCAGGTGCTCAAGCTCAAGGAGATGGCGTTTAAAGGGACGTTGTGGGAGGCTCAGGGCGGCGGCTTCCCGCAGCTGGAGACGCTGCACATCGAGCGCACCGAGCTGGAGATATGGACCGCGGCTTCGGCTGAGCCGTTCCCGAAGCTCAAGAATCTGATACTCAAGAACTGCGAGAGGCTTCAAGAGATCCCGTGTGTGGTGGGGAAGGGGGAAAGCCTTCAGCTCGTCGATATTGAACGAGTGTCGCACACGCTGCTTCAATCTGCAAAGAAAATCGAGGTGGAAAAGCAACAAATGCAAGGTGGGGATGTGAGAGGTAGAAGGGCTGGTGGATTTAAGCTCAAGATTTCACCAGGGgatgcatcatcatcatcatcaaccaCAAACTAA
- the LOC131016981 gene encoding uncharacterized protein LOC131016981 — translation MLACGNYNGVIGFAKAKAPAVPLALHKAYEKCFQNLHYVERHEDHTIAHAIQTSYKKTKVYLWPAPTQSEMKAGKTVELILNLAGYKNVKSKVVGSRNPHNTVKALFKALNAIETPKDV, via the exons ATGTTAGCTTGTGGGAACTACAATGGTGTTATTGGTTTTGCTAAAGCAAAGGCTCCTGCAGTTCCGCTTGCTCTTCACAAG GCATATGAGAAGTGCTTTCAGAATCTGCACTATGTAGAGCGGCATGAGGATCATACAATTGCACATGCAATTCAGACATCGTATAAAAAGACTAAG GTGTATCTTTGGCCAGCTCCTACACAATCAGAGATGAAGGCAGGCAAAACTGTGGAGTTGATTCTTAACTTAGCTGGTTACAAGAATGTGAAATCAAAG GTTGTTGGTTCAAGGAATCCCCACAACACTGTGAAGGCTCTCTTCAAGGCATTAAATGCG ATTGAAACTCCCAAAGATGTTTAG